One Mercenaria mercenaria strain notata chromosome 12, MADL_Memer_1, whole genome shotgun sequence DNA segment encodes these proteins:
- the LOC123534597 gene encoding zinc finger matrin-type protein 5-like, with protein sequence MGKRYYCDFCDRSFADRGVNRKNHFKGLQHQRMKKQHYDNFRDAATILAEDSMKTPCKRFFNGTCDYGDGCKFSHMTPERRQYLQQQVTKDKEEKERRQHKEESEPTLEEWLEKRNKKLRKDHPSDSTAEVHYELPPFLMSVPNLPPSLLPPTAEELLNKPQCEWG encoded by the exons ATGGGTAAACGATATTACTGCGATTTCTGTGACAGATCATTTGCTGACCGTGGTGTGAACAGAAAGAATCATTTCAAAGGCTTACAACACCAGCGCATGAAGAAACAACACTACGATAACTTCCGTG ATGCTGCCACTATCCTTGCTGAAGATTCAATGAAGACTCCGTGCAAAAGATTCTTTAATG GTACGTGTGATTATGGTGATGGCTGCAAGTTTTCACACATGACACCTGAGAGACGCCAGTATCTTCAACAGCAAG TCACAAAAGATAAGGAGGAGAAAGAGAGGAGACAGCACAAGGAAGAATCAGAACCAACACTGGAGGAATGGTTAGAGAAGCGAAACAAGAAACTCAGAAAAGACCATCCATCTGATAGTACAGCTGAAGTACATTATGAGTTACCTCCCTTCTTGATGAGTGTACCAAATTTACCTCCATCTTTGTTACCTCCAACTGCTGAAGAGTTGTTGAATAAACCTCAGTGTGAGTGGGGTTGA
- the LOC123534995 gene encoding cingulin-like protein 1, which produces MGDDTRTNSNRPQRHTAKSDQRFDAGRRVIMSTFKVDKARDEANHNEDNKKRKDESEKEDKIDDDMDRNRLHPKDEMKILKHWGLLKKTLNIAQIIDPLIEKGVITPERWMKLKRNQKTDQDTVEEFLYFLLKSHHDAYEIFLKSLKSREYGHVANQLERTGADDTSPPVSLSSEGSNQNNRHIGRPTTINRIFPRQSAPVIPDPRNGANEGDRNVSAAQTVLAEHGAISANTRSNTVKPEDLHRMKEEITGELRELRANIEKDRDEDRLELCILQRKHSELQGDLAKTKGDREQLKAELTFVTETVKVLKAQIELKQSEYNQVKDKNQDLEKKLENRSGHLEKLIREKEREKSDLVKTLKTKEGEYKQLQSMLERLKEEHEDRHARLKGLTKDKVTLEKEVQLLNKEKKNLEVKIKSLEQHIRVLQETHARETGDIKQELLKQKTLLEEKEKERLDLEKKLQESVRENENLKKTNHDLVESLQKTKDEKAHLQEKLHKADMTKYVLPPFLAGSRSTRTGWNPKNLRR; this is translated from the exons ATGGGAGATGACACTCGTACTAATTCCAACCGACCTCAAAGACATACGGCAAAGAGTGATCAACGTTTTGACGCTGGTCGACGTGTTATAATGAGTACGTTTAAAGTGGACAAGGCACGAGACGAAGCCAACCACAATGAAGATAATAAGAAGAGAAAAGATGAAAGCGAGAAAGAGGACAAAATTGACGATGATATGGACAGAAACCGTCTACATCcaaaagatgaaatgaaaattttgaaacattggGGGCTTCTAAAGAAAACATTGAATATAGCACAAATCATTGATCCGTTGATTGAAAAGGGAGTAATAACACCGGAGAGGTGGATGAAATTGAAAAGAAACCAGAAGACGGATCAGGACACTGTTGAagaatttctgtattttcttctGAAAAGTCATCACGACgcttatgaaatatttttgaaatcactAAAGTCACGTGAATATGGTCACGTTGCAAATCAGTTAGAAAGGACTGGAGCAGACGACACCAGTCCCCCTGTATCGCTATCATCCG AAGGCTCAAATCAAAACAACAGGCACATTGGACGTCCTACAACCATTAACAGAATATTTCCTCGTCAG AGCGCGCCAGTTATACCCGATCCAAGGAATGGAGCGAATGAAGGCGATAGGAACGTCAGTGCCGCACAAACTGTATTGGCTGAACATGGAGCCATCTCTGCAAACACAAGAAGCAACACCGTCAAACCAGAGGACCTCCATAG AATGAAGGAAGAGATCACAGGGGAGTTACGAGAACTTAGAGCAAATATTGAAAAGGACAGGGATGAGGACAGATTAGAATTGTGCATTTTACAGCGCAAACATAGTGAACTTCAAGGTGATCTAGCTAAGACTAAAGGCGACAGGGAACAACTGAAAGCCGAGCTTACATTTGTCACGGAGACTGTGAAAGTCCTGAAAGCTCAGATTGAACTGAAACAATCCGAATATAATCAG GTGAAAGACAAAAATCAGGACTTAGAGAAAAAGCTTGAGAATAGGTCCGGGCACCTAGAAAAACTCATCCGAGAGAAGGAAAGAGAGAAAAGTGATCTGGTGAAAACATTAAAGACAAAGGAGGGAGAATACAAACAATTGCAAAGTATGCTTGAAAGATTGAAAGAGGAACACGAAGACAGACATGCTCGGTTAAAAG GCTTAACAAAAGACAAAGTGACCCTGGAAAAAGAGGTACAACTTTTAAACAAAGAGAAGAAAAATttagaagtgaaaataaaatcattagaGCAACATATCAGAGTTCTTCAAGAAACACATGCACGTGAGACAG GTGACATTAAACAGGAATTACTTAAGCAGAAAACACTTCTTGAggagaaagaaaaagaaagactTGATCTGGAAAAGAAACTTCAAGAAAGCGTCCGAGAGAATGAAAATCTGAAGAAAACCAATCATGATCTTGTAGAGAGTTTGCAGAAAACCAAAGACGAAAAAGCACATCTGCAAGAAAAACTTCACAAAGCTGACATGACGAAATATGTGCTCCCGCCATTTTTAGCCGGAAGTAGATCCACACGTACTGGATGGAATCCAAAGAATTTACGCAGATAG
- the LOC123534996 gene encoding uncharacterized protein LOC123534996, with translation MGELIRRLDYQRRTKKSLMVDTGTGQRINKEYSPQVRAANEMEDRKKDLSIEIMEKHKKVLLDRFNYDKKVVVRFKSDLDSKSVDFNEFKFQQLRIQSSKGRLEGNQEANIGPVNEIVPRHYYRSESKSAVKFDMPDKNKYSESDERDSETDQSDDDNDFNVKEKHERHKHFIRTLHSWANVTKKPPSGVLRRRRMSVANFESHRFIPARDVRRKSAPPKVMSAFQPRDIKSAPAITRRSSRSSLGSSSSNENLQADNEKETGGRSFRLLREAFKKKQIEVPNPEQDRLNVIRADHRNRTANLYERTIQKFEKLFSDQVFLVY, from the coding sequence ATGGGAGAGTTAATTCGAAGACTAGATTATCAAAGGCGAACGAAGAAATCCCTCATGGTTGATACAGGAACTGGGCAGAGAATTAACAAAGAATACAGTCCTCAAGTACGTGCGGCCAATGAAATGGAAGATCGAAAGAAAGATCTTTCGATAGAAATCAtggaaaaacacaaaaaagtcTTACTTGATCGATTTAACTATGATAAGAAAGTTGTTGTTCGCTTTAAATCTGACTTGGATTCAAAGTCCGTGGACTTCAACGAATTTAAATTCCAGCAACTAAGAATTCAGTCGTCTAAGGGACGACTTGAAGGTAATCAAGAAGCAAACATAGGTCCAGTGAACGAAATCGTACCGAGACACTATTACAGGAGTGAATCAAAAAGTGCAGTTAAATTCGACATGCCagataaaaacaaatatagtgAAAGTGATGAGAGAGACAGCGAAACCGACCAATCCGACGACGACAACGATTTTAATGTGAAGGAGAAACATGAACGGCACAAACATTTCATTAGGACACTTCACTCGTGGGCAAATGTTACCAAAAAGCCCCCTTCCGGAGTCCTAAGACGAAGGAGAATGTCCGTGGCAAATTTTGAAAGTCATCGTTTCATTCCCGCTCGGGATGTCAGACGAAAATCTGCTCCTCCAAAAGTTATGAGCGCTTTTCAACCTAGAGATATTAAAAGCGCCCCCGCCATTACAAGACGAAGTTCTCGTTCAAGTCTCGGATCATCGTCATCTAACGAGAATCTTCAAGCGGATAACGAGAAGGAAACAGGTGGACGTTCGTTTAGATTGTTACGGGAAGCCTTTAAAAAGAAGCAAATTGAAGTTCCGAACCCAGAGCAAGACAGGCTGAATGTCATACGTGCAGATCATAGAAACCGAACGGCAAATTTGTACGAGCGAACgattcaaaaatttgaaaaactattTTCAGATCAGGTTTTCTTAGTGTATTAA